The stretch of DNA CGGAAACGCCAGCGCACTGAATCAATCGAAGCGATGGATGAAGAATTCGGCGGCGTGGAACGTCAAATGCCTGTGGTGACGGTGAACCCCACGGCCGGGTTGGAACGAACTGAATTGCGGCAGAAAATCGACCAGGCGCTTGGACAGTTGTCTTACGAACATCGCACCGTTCTGATCCTGCATGAATTTGAAGACATGGAATACAAACTGATCGCCAAGAAAATGAATTGCTCCATCGGCACCGTGATGTCCCGGCTTTTCTATGCCCGACGAAAAATGGCGGTGCTGCTGGCCGGGTTGAAGAAAGACAACTAAAGACGATGAAACATGATTCCCAACTCAAGTTGCAAGCTTACTGCGACGGCGAATTGACCGCCCGTGCGGTCCGCCAGGTGGAGACCTGGCTCGCGGAAGACAACGAGGCCCGTTTGTTGCTGGCCGAGTTGCAAAATACCAAGGCCGCTCTCGCCAGCGGCGAACCGGACCGCAAACTCCCTGAAGCCCGTGAATTCTACTGGAACAAGATCGAACGCGAAATCCAGCGCCACTCTCAGACGCGCCCGCAAACGGGCATTCCAGTAATCTTTACCTCGTGGCGCAAGTTTCTGATTCTGGCGACCGCCGTGGCCGCGTTGGTGGGGCTGGCGCTCCTGTTTTCAAGCTCATCACGACATTCCACCATCGTGCAGGCCATCGCGCGCCATTTTCATGAGTTTGAATCACCGTCCGAAGACGCGCATGGTTTTACCTTTCGAGACCAGACGACGGGCACTACCGTCGTGTGGATATCCTATGTGGACGATGAGGGGTTTACAGACACGGGTCTCATTGATAGTATTCAATAGTGATGAATGCCAATAGACTGTTTACCCGTGTCGCAAGCGTCATCGTTTTTTCGCTGTCGCTTTTCGCAAATTCGTCCGAGGTGTTGGCGGCGGATTTGAAAGTGGAGGCCCGGCTGGTCTGGGGAACGAACGAGGATAAATCTCCCAATCCCGACCACAAACCGGTGGATGCGACCCTGGCCAAAAAGCTCCGCAAAGTTTTCAAGTGGCATAATTATTTTGAAGTCAATCGAAAGACCGCCACGATTCCGCAAAACCAGACGGCCAACATCAACATGAGCTCCAAATGTGTCCTCGAGGTGAAAAACCTGGGGAACGCCCGCGTCGAGGTGAAGCTGATTGGGAAAGGCAAATTGGTCAGCAAGAACGCCCAGACGCTCACGCCCGGTGAAGACCTCATCGTCGCCGGCGATGATAAGAACGATACCGCCTGGTTTGTGGTGATCCGCTCAGTTGATTCGCAATAGACCGCGCTCAACATTGCGACCAAGTGCCCCGCCTTAATTCCCGGGGCGTCGGCGTCTGGAATGCGCCGGAAATCCGAAGCCCGAAATCCGAGTTCCGAAACAAATCCCAAGCCCGAATCTCAAAACCTCCCCCAGCCGGCCGTTGGCTCTGGCACTATTTCTCCGTCGAAACGCACAAGTCTATTGCGGCCTTCGGGCTTCGGGCCTGTTTCTGGTTTCGGGAAGTCGGAATTCTGATTTCGGAATCAATTGGCCCCGGCCAGTTCCTCGTTGTTCGTGACGTTCAGGATTTTGAACTGTTCGGCGTGCAACGCAGGATCGGCGCGGAACGACAGCTTTCCGAAATAGCGCTTCTCAAGCTCAATCAAAAGTTTTTCATCCTCGGTGCGCAGCCGCGCCAGCACCGTGGGATGAACCACGATGCGAAGTTGAAAGTCGGATTCATCGCGCGAGCGCTGCTTGAGAATCTCACTGAGCTTGCGCTGGATCTCCACGCTCATGGTCAACGCGCTCTTTACCTTGCCGCGGCCTTTGCAGTAGGGGCAATCGTCATAAACGGCGGCGTGCACGCTTTCCGAATGGCGTTGGCGGGTCATTTCCATCAGCCCGAGTTGCGAGATGGGCAGGATATGGGTTTTGGCCTTGTCCCGCCGCAAGCCTTCCTTCATTCGTTGGTAAACATTTTGCTGGTCGCGACGCGATTTCATGTCGATGAAATCGAGCACGATCAACCCCCCCATGTTGCGCAGACGGAGTTGACGGCAGATTTCATCTGCCGCTTCGACGTTGACCTTGAGGATGGTGGATTCCTGGTCCTTGCCGCCTTTGTGGCGGCCCGTGTTAACATCGATGGCGACTAGCGCTTCGGTTTCATCCACGACGATGTAGCCGCCGCTTTTCAAGTGCACCTGTCGCGAAAACGCATTCTCCAACTGGCGGCTGATGTTGAAGCGATCGAAGATGGGCTGGGACTCGGTGTAAAGTTTGACCTTGTCCGCCGAACGACGGGAGATTTTGGAAATCATTTCGCGCATCCGGTCGTAAGACTTCGGACTGTCCACCACGATGCGCTCGACGTCCTCGGTCAAAAAGTCGCGCACCGTGCGCTCGATCAAGTCCGGCTCCTGGAAGACACACGTGGCGGAGGGCTGGGTCTTGATGCGCTCCTGAATTTGTTTCCATTCTTCGAGCAGCAGCGCGATGTCGCGGACAAAGTAACGGGCCTGCTGGCCTTCGCCGGCGGTGCGCATGATGACCCCCATGCCTTCGGGAATCGTCAAC from Verrucomicrobiota bacterium encodes:
- a CDS encoding sigma-70 family RNA polymerase sigma factor; this translates as MATKQDYPSAADETLVQLSQNGDLAAFEELVARHRDKIYARAFSMVRNEDEALDLSQEAWVKSWQRLKQFQGQSSFGTWMTRIVINLCLDQLRKRKRQRTESIEAMDEEFGGVERQMPVVTVNPTAGLERTELRQKIDQALGQLSYEHRTVLILHEFEDMEYKLIAKKMNCSIGTVMSRLFYARRKMAVLLAGLKKDN
- a CDS encoding Rne/Rng family ribonuclease, whose product is MRFRPSGGLNPAGQRQDRAASDARAEVLGEKPVSDAQVYDRSRHSHEIERAENIAAGLPPEGLPKEAVAGDADSSGPRRRFREPNLETPAQVQEEAPFEPVVVQTRPPQGIVETLRAAATTVIKKVQRLIKPVKKIHKEVIINAEALETRVAISEEGKLEEFTIERTTEERLVGSVFKGKVRNLEDGLKAAFVDIGFEKNAFLHYWDIVPSSFDSGVEIVDRGTKRHDKPRITPRDIPRLYPPGSDIIVQVTKGPIGTKGPRVTTNVVLPGRYLVLLPNSDQSGISRKIENQQERQRLKKILRELTIPEGMGVIMRTAGEGQQARYFVRDIALLLEEWKQIQERIKTQPSATCVFQEPDLIERTVRDFLTEDVERIVVDSPKSYDRMREMISKISRRSADKVKLYTESQPIFDRFNISRQLENAFSRQVHLKSGGYIVVDETEALVAIDVNTGRHKGGKDQESTILKVNVEAADEICRQLRLRNMGGLIVLDFIDMKSRRDQQNVYQRMKEGLRRDKAKTHILPISQLGLMEMTRQRHSESVHAAVYDDCPYCKGRGKVKSALTMSVEIQRKLSEILKQRSRDESDFQLRIVVHPTVLARLRTEDEKLLIELEKRYFGKLSFRADPALHAEQFKILNVTNNEELAGAN